Proteins encoded together in one Lysinibacillus sp. FSL K6-0232 window:
- a CDS encoding DUF418 domain-containing protein, whose protein sequence is MELKPTMLQERIAALDILRGVSLVGILLVNMFAFYLPMPHIDLASWFTAPSDIVWQQNLDIYVQGSFYPLFAMLFGYGLAMQWQKAQSRAQNFYTLGLRRLAILFAFGVIHAVLIWWGDILMMYAFCGVFLVLLLRLRPIWLISIAFIINGLMQAVMLFALGFLTVNGEVDNYLNIVAVENAITAYGTGSWGDALLQRLTDLSVQAGIGMWFMALFTILPYMLVGAAASKWQLVERAKEQKWLWLTLAIAGLAIGIAVKSLPIMFTRTYLFDYLKVYIGGPVLSVGYAAVIVLLCLAPVVPKLLRPFANIGRMSLTMYIMQSIIGTCLFYQFGFGWYGKVSVATGVLIATGIIIVQMIIAEIWLSKWKQGPLEALWRKLIYRQKVKMH, encoded by the coding sequence GTGGAGTTAAAACCAACAATGTTGCAGGAACGAATTGCAGCATTAGATATTTTACGAGGTGTTAGCTTGGTAGGTATTTTACTCGTAAATATGTTTGCTTTTTATTTACCGATGCCCCATATTGATTTGGCATCGTGGTTTACTGCACCATCTGATATTGTTTGGCAGCAAAACTTAGATATTTATGTGCAAGGTAGTTTTTATCCATTATTTGCAATGCTATTTGGGTATGGACTTGCAATGCAATGGCAAAAGGCACAGAGCCGCGCACAAAACTTTTATACACTAGGGCTTCGAAGGCTTGCCATATTATTTGCTTTTGGTGTTATCCATGCTGTGCTCATTTGGTGGGGCGATATTTTAATGATGTATGCCTTTTGTGGTGTTTTTTTAGTGCTTTTACTACGATTACGTCCTATTTGGTTAATATCCATTGCTTTTATCATTAATGGTCTTATGCAAGCTGTGATGCTGTTTGCTCTAGGCTTTCTGACTGTTAATGGAGAGGTGGATAATTATTTAAATATTGTAGCTGTCGAAAATGCTATTACGGCTTATGGTACAGGCAGTTGGGGAGATGCCTTGCTGCAGCGCTTAACAGATTTATCTGTTCAAGCAGGAATAGGAATGTGGTTTATGGCATTGTTCACCATCTTACCATATATGCTAGTTGGTGCAGCTGCCTCAAAGTGGCAGCTTGTAGAACGAGCAAAAGAACAAAAATGGCTATGGCTAACACTCGCAATAGCTGGTTTGGCTATTGGAATTGCTGTTAAAAGCTTACCGATTATGTTTACACGTACGTATTTATTTGATTATTTGAAGGTGTACATAGGTGGTCCAGTGCTTTCAGTGGGCTATGCGGCTGTGATTGTCTTGCTATGCTTAGCGCCAGTTGTACCAAAGCTGCTTCGGCCTTTTGCAAATATTGGACGTATGTCGTTAACAATGTATATTATGCAATCTATTATTGGCACTTGCCTATTCTATCAATTTGGCTTTGGCTGGTATGGGAAGGTTAGCGTTGCTACAGGTGTATTAATTGCCACTGGGATTATTATCGTGCAAATGATTATAGCTGAAATTTGGTTATCGAAATGGAAGCAAGGACCGTTAGAGGCACTATGGCGTAAATTAATCTATAGACAAAAAGTGAAAATGCATTAA
- a CDS encoding fumarylacetoacetate hydrolase family protein, which produces MKILSFKLGGHVSFGPKVKKEEAVWDVLAIQNELQVLPSFSSSIVDGVALGFDFVEQIRKLVEAAEKSDRADSFKHEFTEIEWLSPIPRTPKNIMCVGKNYNEHAKEMGAEAAPTELMVFTKSPTAIAADEQTLSIHAELSSKMDYEGELAVVIGKRGKNIPKNLAYDYVFGYTIANDITARDLQEKHQQFFLGKSLDGTCPLGPYLVTKDEIPNPQDLTVVTKVNDEVRQNGSTKDMIFSVETLVSILSQHVTLEPGDVILTGTPAGVGKGMNPPQFLKAGDTVKVSIQGIGTLVNHFE; this is translated from the coding sequence ATGAAAATTTTATCATTCAAATTAGGTGGACATGTAAGCTTTGGACCAAAAGTAAAAAAAGAAGAAGCGGTATGGGATGTACTGGCTATTCAAAATGAACTTCAAGTTCTCCCTTCTTTTTCAAGTTCAATTGTAGATGGCGTAGCTTTAGGCTTTGATTTCGTTGAACAGATTCGTAAATTAGTAGAGGCAGCTGAAAAATCAGATCGCGCTGATAGTTTCAAGCATGAATTCACAGAGATTGAATGGCTTTCACCAATTCCACGTACACCGAAAAATATTATGTGTGTTGGTAAAAACTACAATGAGCATGCAAAGGAAATGGGTGCAGAGGCAGCACCAACGGAGTTAATGGTATTTACAAAATCACCAACTGCTATTGCAGCAGATGAGCAAACATTATCAATTCATGCTGAGCTTTCCTCAAAAATGGATTATGAGGGTGAGCTTGCAGTTGTTATTGGTAAGCGTGGTAAAAATATTCCAAAAAACTTAGCCTATGATTATGTATTTGGCTATACAATTGCTAATGATATAACAGCTCGTGACCTACAGGAAAAGCATCAACAATTTTTCCTAGGAAAAAGCCTAGATGGCACATGCCCTCTTGGACCATATCTTGTGACGAAGGATGAGATTCCAAATCCACAAGATTTAACAGTTGTAACAAAGGTGAATGACGAAGTACGTCAAAATGGCTCTACAAAGGATATGATATTCTCTGTTGAAACATTAGTATCGATTTTATCTCAACATGTGACATTAGAGCCAGGCGATGTTATTTTAACAGGTACGCCAGCAGGAGTAGGTAAAGGCATGAACCCGCCTCAATTCTTAAAGGCTGGGGATACAGTAAAAGTATCTATCCAAGGCATTGGTACATTAGTCAATCATTTTGAATAG
- a CDS encoding IS630 family transposase (programmed frameshift), with product MRKIVLIPEEQIPAALEELKLVMKEENNHKMFVRYQVIYMLLSGESYEKIVDYTGLSLATLFNYRKAYCEKGIAGLGRKKQPGRKRHLTAEQEARVVATIVNQTPKDAGFPVEMNWTAPLLRDWIERTFGVSFSVRGTRDLLYRLGLSYTKPTYTLEKADPLKQAVFLEKFEQAKKLIHGQIDRILFEDESMIRDYQAISNTWFLKGQQKIIPTYGRHQGVKLIGTLDYETGDVFCVQEEQYTAVEFLSFLEKVIARYPNERIVMVLDNARIHHAKLIQPFLEKYQDFFEFLFLPPYSPNLNLIEGLWKWMKTTVIHNVFYSNVGKIQRAVQGFIQMINQTPENTVNRLCLKL from the exons ATGCGTAAAATTGTCCTAATTCCTGAAGAACAAATTCCTGCTGCTTTAGAAGAATTAAAGCTTGTCATGAAAGAAGAAAACAATCATAAAATGTTCGTTCGCTACCAAGTGATTTATATGTTACTTTCCGGCGAATCGTATGAAAAAATTGTCGACTATACAGGTCTTTCTTTAGCGACGCTGTTCAATTATCGCAAAGCTTATTGTGAAAAAGGGATCGCTGGACTTGGACGTAAAAAACAACCTGGTCGAAAGCGTCATTTAACGGCTGAACAAGAAGCACGAGTCGTCGCGACAATTGTCAACCAAACGCCTAAAGATGCTGGTTTTCCCGTTGAAATGAACTGGACAGCGCCTCTTCTTCGCGATTGGATTGAGCGAACATTTGGTGTGTCTTTTTCTGTACGTGGGACACGTGATTTATTGTACCGTCTTGGTTTAAGTTATACGAAACCAACGTATACATTGGAAAAAGCAGACCCCCTCAAACAAGCAGTTTTCCTTGAAAAATTTGAACAGGCG AAAAAACTAATTCATGGTCAAATTGATCGTATTTTATTTGAAGACGAGTCAATGATCCGTGATTACCAAGCGATTTCCAACACGTGGTTTCTTAAAGGTCAACAAAAAATCATTCCAACATATGGCCGACATCAAGGGGTTAAGCTAATTGGTACATTGGATTACGAAACGGGCGATGTATTTTGCGTGCAAGAAGAACAATATACCGCTGTTGAATTCCTAAGTTTTTTAGAAAAAGTCATCGCTCGTTATCCGAATGAACGCATCGTGATGGTATTAGACAATGCGCGCATACACCATGCGAAATTGATTCAACCATTTTTAGAAAAGTATCAAGATTTCTTTGAATTTCTGTTCCTTCCGCCGTACAGTCCCAATTTAAATTTAATCGAAGGACTGTGGAAATGGATGAAGACAACGGTGATCCACAATGTCTTTTACTCAAATGTCGGAAAGATTCAACGTGCTGTCCAAGGCTTTATCCAAATGATTAATCAAACACCTGAAAATACGGTGAATAGGCTGTGCTTGAAACTCTAA